TCCCCAAGCGCAATAATCGCAGGTATGAAGGTGTCCAGCCGCTGGAAGTTCCGGATCGCCGTTATCTTGGGATTGCCGTGTTGAACTGTCCGAGGAGGGAGGAGGCTCAATCCAAGTGACGCCAAAACCGCCTTTCGTTTCGGAACTTCCTCGAATCGGCAAAGCGCTTTCGAGGTCGGACGCAGCCACCTGCCAGCCCAGTTTCGATTTCTCTTTGCTCGTCGGAAAGCGATCGAGTTGCCAGGTTTCATCGACGCAGCTTTCGAACATGTATGGGTTGAAGCTGACTTTCAATCCGGCCTGGAGCGATGTCGCCGCCACCAAATAATCGCGTCCTTTGAGCGCGGTTGAAGGCTGCTGATCGATGGAGCTCTGTTTGCTCTGAAAGCGTGCGTCCTGGTGGTAGAGATGGCAACAGGGATAACCGAGAATTCCGCCATTAGGAAGGAAACTCTCGTCGGCCAGCAAGGCCTGCCACGCTTCTTGAATGCGCGGCGCGAGATCCTCGCCAGCCACATCGTGTACCGGCACACCGCTTTCTCCGCGTCTTAGCAAATAGGTCAATGTGACGCGTGCACCGCTCCAAATTCTTTCGATCTGATGATCCACATCGCCGAAGAACGCGGCCCAATGAAGTTGATTCGGCTTCTTTTGCTTTTCGATGGCAGATCCCCAGTCGTACTTCTGCACGACTCCCCGGTGCCTCAAAACCAATTTGCCGTTCGAAAAATTCGACGGCAAACACACAACCAGCGTGCCAAACATATCGTTGCCGCGCGGTGTATCTTTGTGAGGCGCGAAGTGTCCGCCAGAGCTATAAACATTTACGGAGTAAAGTTCCGCTGAAATGAGATTAGGATCGTGTGGAACGAGTTCTCGTTGGATCTTCTTCAAAATGCCGGCGGATTCGGGGTCGAAGCCTTCGATGGAAAATCCGCCCTTCTCGGCCTTGAGTTGAAGCGCATCGCGCACCATGCGATCGTAGCGGGTCTTTTTGCCGTCGCCAAAAGGCGCCGGCTCGCAGTGGTCGAGCAACGGCTTTAATTCATTCTTCTGCTCGAATGTACTTTTCGCGCGAGCGACTTCAAACCGGGTCTTATCCCGAAACATAAAAGCGATGGGATTTTTCGGAATGCAAGTTCCTTTGCATGAAAATGGAGCAGTCACTCCATGGATTGCCAACCGCAAATTCTCCAGTGTCGATGTTGCTTTCTTGCTCATGATCATAGATTTCCTGGTAGGAGCTCACAGTCGATTGATCCTTGGAAATACAACATTTCTTGAATTTCTTGCCGCTGCCGTACAGACAGGGGTCATTGTGTCCCGCCTTCATTGGCATTTCCCCCCATTGCACTTGTGAGATTCTACGCTTTCCCGAAAACTGCGTACAGAAAAACGTAACCTCTTACCCGAACGCCGCCGTTCCATTTCACTGGAACGGCGGCGTTCGCGTTGAACAGAACGAGATTCTCTCCGCAGTCGTAAGATCAGTTTGCCGTGGGCTTTGTGTCATGCAGCCGCCGCTGTAGCCCACTTTCCCAGCCCCGCACGCCAGCGATAAAAAGTTCAATAGTGACTGTGAATGAAATCAAGGTAATCTTTCACTCTCCTGAACTGAGCTTCACGGGTAGAGCAGGTAGTTTCCCTGTAAGCGTGTAGGTGCGGAGGGCCGATTCGGTCTCCTTTAAAGGATCCGGGTCCCGCAGCTTCAGGGTTCGATAAATGCTCATCAGAATGCTTCGCGTCCGAGCCCCCTGCTGGCTGTAACTGCCGAAACTGACTTTCCGCATCATCACGCCCGGTCGGATTTCTCGCTCCCCCTTATTGTTGCTCTTGGGCACTCCCTCTATTTCCAGAAACGTTAATAGATCGTCGCCGTAATCGAACAAACGCTTGGCCAATCTCCGGGCGTGGCGGTTCGTCCACGGTCGCACCGCCAAATCGGTGATCCGCGTCTTAAGCCGCAGCAATCGGCTGTCGTAGCTCTCCTGTTGCAACTCTTCGATACCCGCCTCCAAACGCACGGCATCGGCGTAAATCCGCCACAGTTTCTTGCAGAATTCTGGCCAATCCTCGCCGCTTTCAGAGCCTTCATCGACCGCCGTCAGATCCCGCAACAAGTGAGGCCAACACTTCTGACGCTTCTGGGTCACGATGTCGTACACTTTCCAGAAGTCGCTGACCAGAACGCCCTGGAAGGCTTCCGTGAAGAAGACCTTCAAGGCCTCGTGACCCCGCTTGGGGTGAATCCGATAATAGGTCGCATCGTCCCGCGCAAAACACCACAGCCAGGACGTCACTCCTTCGGTTCGCCAGCCGGTCTCATCAGCGTGCAGGACGCCGGCCAAAAGACATTCGCGGTGAATCTGCTCGTACCAGGGTTCGAGTACCTCGGCCAGACGGTGCCAGATTTCGGTCAAGCCGCCCACGCTGAGTTTCATCTGAAGGTGGCCGTTGAAGACCTCCAGGATCTGACTCGTCGTGGTACCCAGTCCGTAGTGCAGCCAGGCCGACAGGACCGTAGTTCGATGGCCCAGCTGACAGCCTGGCAGAGCGTCGGGAACAACCGGTTCGACCTGCTTTTTGCACTTGGGACACCAGTCGCGGTGAATCGTGTGTTCGGTTGTCTGAGCGTGCAAATCGTCGGGAATATCTTCGATGATCCTTAGGCGTTTGCGGTCGGTGCGTTGCAGAGCTCCCTGGCAGCAGGGACAGACCTCCAGTTGGTGGGTCTGGCGTTTATCGATGCGGGTGGGAATTGGGCGATAATGACCGTCGTGTCCAGGCTTGGGGCCGGCTTTTCCCTTCTTTTTCTTGGGATTCGCATTCGGCTTTAAGTAGGGAGCGATGGATCCCGAGGGAGTGTTTGGCCCCAGAGGTATCGTGCCTGCAGCGACCGCGACGCTCAGCTGAAGTAACAGAAACTGCAATTCCAGGGGATCTCGATGAACGAACTCCCGAGCTTGTTCCGAAGTCAGCTTTCCGCTTCGGAACGACGCCAGGAAAGTGGGATCGAGAACGGGAGTTTCCGTTGATGTTGGAATCGCAGAAGCCATGACGGAGTGATAGCAAATTGCAACCCCTCGCGCAAGACCAGTTCAGGGAAGTGAAAGGTTACCCATTCAGAATCAAGAGACGAAACTGTCCTAATGTTGGAATTCATTTCGAAAGAATATTTACTGGGGGATTTGATCCACCCCATTTTGCGCGGACACGGAGTTAAGCTTTTTTGCCTGCCCTTTCATACTCGTCCGGGGAAACGTATCCCAGACTCGAAAGCCTTCTGATCCGATTGTAGAACACTTCGATGTATTCGAAGATGCTTCTTTTAGCTTCGTCCTGGGTTTCGGATTTCACTCGATGGCACGACTCCTTCTTCAGGCTGGCAAAGAAGCTCTCCATCGGAGCATAATTCCAGCAGTCGGCTCTACGACTCGCGCTTCAGCGAACTGCATGCTATAGCCAACCGATCCTCGTCGTGTTATACTGACAGTCCTACCTCGAACTCTGCCTGCTCCCACCGCAGAACTCGTGCAAAGAATTCTTATCGCGATTTGGGTGCTCTCCATGCTGAAAATTGGTGATTTTTCACGGATGGATCGACGAGCCTTTCTCCAAGTCGGCGGCCTTAATCTAAGCGGCCTATCCCTGCATCCTATCTTCCCTAGCGCCTGCCTCGCCGGAGAGTCGCGATCAGATTCCGGAAAAGCCGTCACGGATAAAGCCGTGATCTTCCTCTTTCTGCACGGCGGCCCCAGTCAGTTCGAGACATTTGACCCGAAGCCAAACGCCCCCGTGGAAATCCGCAGCGCGACCGGGGAAGTGAAAACCAACATCCCGGGAATTACCTTCGGCGGCTCCTTCCCCAAGCTGGCAAAGATGGCGAACCGGCTGGCCATCGTGAGATCTTTCGTTCCCGGCGATGCCAACCACGACATCAAGCCGATTGTTGCTAAGGAGGGATTCGGTGCGAATCTTGGCTCCGCATTTGCCTCCATGGCAGGTGCCAACAATCCCTCGAATGGCATGCCAAATAACGTTCTTTTGTTTCCGCGGTCCGTGGATCCCAATTCCGGACCGGGACAAGCGGCATTCGGAAAGTTCGCCTCCACTGGGCCGTTCAGTGGATCGTGTGCTCCGTTCCAACCCGATGGGGACGGAACGCTGAACAAAGACATGAAATTGAATTTGCCTCTCGACCGGCTCGATGATCGCCGTTCGCTCCTCGCTGGATTCGATCAGTTGAAGCGGCGAATGGAAAGCGAAGTGGAGAATGTCGATACGGCCAGACAGCAAGCTTTCTCGGTCCTGCTCAGCGGCGTGGGGGATGCGTTCGACCTCGCAAAAGAAGATCCAAAGATCGTAAATCTTTACGACACGAACAAACTGCTCCAGGTCGAAAAGATTAACAAGAAATGGAACAATCACAAGCATTACGCCGATAACGCCCGGACCCTGGGGAAACTCCTCCTGCTCGCGCGCCGGATGGTCGAACGAGGAGCCGGGTTCGTGACGGTAACCACCAACTTTGTGTGGGACATGCATTCCGATGTGAATAATGCCCCGATGGTCGAGGGGATGAGCTATATGGGTCCGCCGCTGGATCATGCGTTGAGTACTTTCTTAGAAGACCTTCGCCAGCGGGGACTCGAAGACAAGGTTCTGCTGGTGGCCTGCGGAGAGATGGGACGTTCACCGCGGATTAATAAAGATGGAGGCAGAGACCACTGGGGCAACCTCGGCCCACTTCTGCTGGCAGGGGGTGGCTTGAACATGGGACAGGTCATTGGACAATCCAACTCAAACGGCGGTGAACCGAATAGCGATCCGGTTCGAATCCCAAACCTGATTGGGACGATCATGCATACCCTTTTCGACACGGGCAAACTCCGCATCACCCGAGGCGCTAGCCGCGAATTGCTTCAAATGGCCGACTATACTCCGATTCGAGGGCTATAGCGATTGGCAGGATAGTTTTTCAACTCCAACGCTGAATCGGATAACGATTCGGGATGCTCGGATAGCGAAATAAAAACGGAGAAAAATATGAAGGCCACGCAGTTACTGATCCTGATCGGTGTTATGTGGGTTGGGGCGCTGAAGGTTCAAGCCGAAGAGTCCAAGAAGAGCGAACCCGAGCGTTTTAAGCTCTGGAATATGCACGCTCCAATCGGCGATGGAACCTTCGAAAAGGCCGAGACTTGGATCACCCTTCACAGACCCGTAAAAGCCAACGGCACGGCGGTCGTCATCTGCCCCGGAGGTGGCTACGGGGGACTGGTCACCGGAGCAGAAGGTCACGGAATCGCCACCTGGTTGAATACCCACGGCATCACCGGGATTGTGCTGGAATATCGATTACCCAAAGGTCGATCCTATGTGCCGCTCCTGGACGCCCAGAGGGCGATTCGAACTGTCCGGGCGAACGCCAAGTCCTGGGGAATCGATCCCGCGAAAGTCGGTATTATCGGCTTTTCGGCCGGCGGCCACCTCGCATCGACGGCGGGGACGCACTTCGACGAGGGCAACCCGAAGTCTGAAGATCCCATTGAAAAATTGAGCTGTCGTCCAGACTTCATGATCTTGGTTTACCCCGTCGTGACACTGGGGGAGAAGGGTCACGGCGGCACCCGGACCAACTTGCTCGGAAATCATCCCGACGACAAATTGATTAAGCTATTTTCGAACGAGACGCAGGTCAGTGATAAGACGCCGCCCGCGTTTCTGGCGCATGCGAAGGACGACGGAGTGGTGGTGCCCGAGAATAGCAAAATGTTCTACGAGGCTCTACTCGCACATAAGGTTCCTGCCAAGTATTTGGAGTTGGCTTCCGGAGGCCACGGACTCAACGGTTACAAGGGGCCGATGTGGGACGCCTGGCAAACTCAGTCGCTGGCATGGCTAGTGGAACTGAAGCTCGTTCCTGCTGCGGAAAAGAAAAAGTAGGCGGGCTGGTCGCGGAGCATCGTTTCAAGCTTAGCGCAGACAGGGGGCGCGGTAGACTTTCAAGTCCTGTCATTCGAACCGAACAAAGCGCTTTCTTACACCTCGGCGGCTTACGGTCTGAAGAGTGTCGTCACCTGGACTCTCACCTCGAGTAGCGCAGGGACTCACACGCGAATGGAGCCAACTGGCTTCCGGCCGGATCAGGAGCAGGCTTACCAGGGGGCGAATTACGGCTTGGCAGAAGTTCATCGGCAACCTGGAATGGATTGTCGGCGGGTTGCAATAACCCAGCCCTGGAGCTCACTCGTTCAGATCGTTGTTTTTTTATGATTTGTCGATTTCCGGTTCCGCCTTACGACGAGATAATGAAGGTTGGGAACTCGGCTGGGGGTGGAAATTTTTACGATGGCAAAACTCGTCTTTGGAATGAACCAGTCCCTGGATGGCTACGTTGACCACCTGGAAATGCGGACAGGCCCTGCCCTTTTTCGTCACTGGATCGAACACGTGCGCGCCCTGACCGGCAGTGTTTATGGTCGGCGCATGTACGAAATCATGCGCTATTGGGACGAAGACCGTCCGGAGTGGAATGCGGAACAACAGGAATTCGCGACGGCGTGGCGACGCCTACCGAAGTGGGTCGTGTCGCGCTCACTAAAGTC
The genomic region above belongs to Telmatocola sphagniphila and contains:
- a CDS encoding 2OG-Fe(II) oxygenase family protein; this encodes MSKKATSTLENLRLAIHGVTAPFSCKGTCIPKNPIAFMFRDKTRFEVARAKSTFEQKNELKPLLDHCEPAPFGDGKKTRYDRMVRDALQLKAEKGGFSIEGFDPESAGILKKIQRELVPHDPNLISAELYSVNVYSSGGHFAPHKDTPRGNDMFGTLVVCLPSNFSNGKLVLRHRGVVQKYDWGSAIEKQKKPNQLHWAAFFGDVDHQIERIWSGARVTLTYLLRRGESGVPVHDVAGEDLAPRIQEAWQALLADESFLPNGGILGYPCCHLYHQDARFQSKQSSIDQQPSTALKGRDYLVAATSLQAGLKVSFNPYMFESCVDETWQLDRFPTSKEKSKLGWQVAASDLESALPIRGSSETKGGFGVTWIEPPPSSDSSTRQSQDNGDPELPAAGHLHTCDYCAWGYFGNESSEVDLYTYAALHIEIPKFGKGLRAPAIPPTDAKRKRSTRKLNLKQK
- a CDS encoding alpha/beta hydrolase; translated protein: MKATQLLILIGVMWVGALKVQAEESKKSEPERFKLWNMHAPIGDGTFEKAETWITLHRPVKANGTAVVICPGGGYGGLVTGAEGHGIATWLNTHGITGIVLEYRLPKGRSYVPLLDAQRAIRTVRANAKSWGIDPAKVGIIGFSAGGHLASTAGTHFDEGNPKSEDPIEKLSCRPDFMILVYPVVTLGEKGHGGTRTNLLGNHPDDKLIKLFSNETQVSDKTPPAFLAHAKDDGVVVPENSKMFYEALLAHKVPAKYLELASGGHGLNGYKGPMWDAWQTQSLAWLVELKLVPAAEKKK
- the tnpC gene encoding IS66 family transposase, producing MASAIPTSTETPVLDPTFLASFRSGKLTSEQAREFVHRDPLELQFLLLQLSVAVAAGTIPLGPNTPSGSIAPYLKPNANPKKKKGKAGPKPGHDGHYRPIPTRIDKRQTHQLEVCPCCQGALQRTDRKRLRIIEDIPDDLHAQTTEHTIHRDWCPKCKKQVEPVVPDALPGCQLGHRTTVLSAWLHYGLGTTTSQILEVFNGHLQMKLSVGGLTEIWHRLAEVLEPWYEQIHRECLLAGVLHADETGWRTEGVTSWLWCFARDDATYYRIHPKRGHEALKVFFTEAFQGVLVSDFWKVYDIVTQKRQKCWPHLLRDLTAVDEGSESGEDWPEFCKKLWRIYADAVRLEAGIEELQQESYDSRLLRLKTRITDLAVRPWTNRHARRLAKRLFDYGDDLLTFLEIEGVPKSNNKGEREIRPGVMMRKVSFGSYSQQGARTRSILMSIYRTLKLRDPDPLKETESALRTYTLTGKLPALPVKLSSGE
- a CDS encoding DUF1501 domain-containing protein; its protein translation is MLKIGDFSRMDRRAFLQVGGLNLSGLSLHPIFPSACLAGESRSDSGKAVTDKAVIFLFLHGGPSQFETFDPKPNAPVEIRSATGEVKTNIPGITFGGSFPKLAKMANRLAIVRSFVPGDANHDIKPIVAKEGFGANLGSAFASMAGANNPSNGMPNNVLLFPRSVDPNSGPGQAAFGKFASTGPFSGSCAPFQPDGDGTLNKDMKLNLPLDRLDDRRSLLAGFDQLKRRMESEVENVDTARQQAFSVLLSGVGDAFDLAKEDPKIVNLYDTNKLLQVEKINKKWNNHKHYADNARTLGKLLLLARRMVERGAGFVTVTTNFVWDMHSDVNNAPMVEGMSYMGPPLDHALSTFLEDLRQRGLEDKVLLVACGEMGRSPRINKDGGRDHWGNLGPLLLAGGGLNMGQVIGQSNSNGGEPNSDPVRIPNLIGTIMHTLFDTGKLRITRGASRELLQMADYTPIRGL